The following coding sequences lie in one Desulfobotulus pelophilus genomic window:
- a CDS encoding FAD-dependent oxidoreductase, giving the protein MKKRVVVIGGVACGPKAASRIKRLMPHAEVTIIEKNEILSYAGCGLPYYIAGEVRDHSELMSTPAGVVRDTHFFRAVKDITVVNRTVAERIDRKTKEVHAVSTLTGERRVFPYDELVLAVGSRTIQPPIPGVELKGVNFLSTVEDARKIRDQEGSLEGKHAVIIGAGLIGVEVTEAFVRQGMKVRIVEQTEHLLENLVDPEIAFHLKNEMLQKGVALNLKDRAKEILGDDQGRVRTVVTEQGSYPADMVLIAVGVRPEIRLAEEAGLEIGPLGGIRVDSHMRTSDPSIYAGGDCVENTSRVTGKPVYAPMGSTANKHGRVIADNICGRPTRFPGVLGTAIVRIFDLSLARTGLTEKETGQEELSVVTALSPAPDRAHFLPSAKVIIIKLIAENPSGRIVGCQVVGYGDVAKRIEVAVTSMSHGGTVMDLGNYDLAYAPPFSPAMDNIIVAANIAENKINDIGHGITPSEVRTRMEEGDDFIFLDVRSPEEFEQIRIEDERVRLVPLGKLREQIETIPKDKEIITFCKISLRGYEAQRILDGAGYAKVRYMDGGVVAWPYKKFVAS; this is encoded by the coding sequence ATGAAAAAACGCGTTGTTGTTATCGGCGGTGTGGCCTGTGGCCCCAAGGCTGCCAGCCGTATCAAGCGACTCATGCCCCATGCGGAAGTCACCATCATTGAAAAGAATGAAATCCTCTCCTATGCCGGATGTGGTCTTCCCTACTACATTGCCGGTGAAGTCCGGGATCATTCCGAACTCATGAGCACTCCTGCCGGGGTGGTGAGGGACACCCATTTTTTCAGAGCTGTCAAGGACATCACCGTTGTAAACCGCACAGTAGCGGAACGAATTGACAGAAAAACCAAAGAGGTCCATGCGGTTTCCACCCTTACGGGTGAACGGCGGGTATTCCCCTACGATGAACTGGTTCTGGCCGTTGGCAGCCGCACCATCCAGCCGCCCATTCCGGGCGTAGAACTCAAAGGGGTCAATTTTCTTTCCACGGTGGAGGATGCCCGGAAAATCAGGGATCAGGAGGGCAGTCTGGAAGGTAAGCATGCCGTGATCATTGGTGCAGGACTCATTGGTGTAGAAGTCACCGAAGCCTTTGTCAGGCAGGGAATGAAGGTCCGGATTGTGGAACAGACCGAACACCTTCTTGAAAATCTGGTAGATCCGGAAATTGCCTTTCACCTGAAAAACGAAATGCTGCAAAAAGGAGTCGCCCTGAATCTGAAGGACAGGGCAAAGGAAATTCTGGGGGATGATCAGGGCCGGGTACGGACCGTGGTGACCGAACAGGGAAGCTATCCTGCCGATATGGTACTCATTGCCGTGGGTGTACGGCCTGAAATCCGTTTGGCTGAAGAAGCGGGTCTTGAAATCGGCCCTCTGGGAGGTATCCGTGTTGACAGCCACATGCGCACCAGCGATCCGTCCATTTATGCGGGCGGAGACTGTGTGGAAAATACCAGCCGCGTTACGGGCAAGCCGGTTTATGCGCCCATGGGTTCCACAGCGAACAAACACGGCCGGGTCATTGCCGACAATATCTGCGGCAGGCCCACCCGTTTTCCCGGTGTTCTCGGTACGGCCATAGTCAGGATTTTCGATCTCTCCCTTGCCCGTACGGGCCTCACGGAAAAAGAGACCGGCCAGGAAGAACTTTCCGTGGTAACCGCCCTTTCCCCCGCACCGGACAGAGCCCATTTCCTGCCCTCAGCCAAAGTCATTATTATCAAACTCATCGCAGAAAACCCTTCGGGAAGAATTGTGGGCTGCCAGGTGGTGGGATACGGTGATGTGGCCAAGCGCATTGAGGTGGCCGTAACATCCATGAGCCACGGGGGTACGGTGATGGACCTCGGCAATTATGATCTGGCTTACGCTCCTCCCTTCAGTCCGGCCATGGACAACATCATTGTGGCGGCTAATATTGCGGAAAACAAAATCAACGACATCGGCCACGGCATCACTCCTTCGGAAGTCAGAACCCGCATGGAAGAAGGCGATGACTTTATTTTTCTTGATGTGCGGTCTCCTGAAGAATTTGAGCAGATACGCATAGAAGATGAACGGGTACGCCTTGTACCCCTTGGCAAACTGAGGGAACAGATAGAAACCATACCAAAAGACAAAGAAATTATAACGTTTTGCAAAATTTCCCTGCGGGGTTACGAGGCCCAGCGAA